A window of the Ogataea parapolymorpha DL-1 chromosome V, whole genome shotgun sequence genome harbors these coding sequences:
- a CDS encoding Protein PBN1, with protein sequence MNHRTTLFVYGNEKAVFDALGGKDKIVVPASKASPLAREDRIEIDVSMLKPEYRDILGKLQLLNVQLGRKRNEKPQFTIFSDHESQPAGVRIDVAPQTARNMAQYEKMSQLAVEMVLQLIRVDQNATPYFFEEWYRAYLFEEPDLEVSALRIWNTLVGGAFPFTSAELQQATSVELILDGDKLRFLFYWPLVDHRLEFARDKREIGVFYLDSLPGDYDLSISGARVRGNSKFVPTSLYVNSFHTQLPGVSAEHTFVEPTGLHPKYKVSVSGKNEAPKSTCRLIFDLDIPSTYIVDRYQLAWFDDIFRNVSVFGRSDLELPSYKVSEGCSLRVELGPDVREFEIPLHLRYGEPLRGVKPTGLGTGDLYWDCETDPETDSLIRGSFMHENRILERTHWQMFHIGSQGPNYLEALLPVGDVRESRIVETGTLALVSVFAVWLAKLFWQI encoded by the coding sequence ATGAATCACCGCACCACGCTGTTCGTGTACGGCAACGAAAAAGCAGTTTTTGACGCACTGGGGGGCAAAGACAAAATCGTTGTTCCAGCGTCGAAAGCGTCGCCGCTCGCCAGGGAAGACCGCATCGAGATAGACGTCTCCATGCTGAAACCAGAGTACCGCGACATTCTGGGCAAgttgcagctgctcaatgtCCAGCTGGGCAGAAAACGCAACGAAAAGCCGCAGTTCACGATATTTAGCGACCACGAGAGCCAACCGGCAGGGGTGCGTATCGACGTTGCTCCGCAAACTGCCCGTAACATGGCCCAGTACGAGAAGATGTCGCAATTGGCTGTTGAGATGGTTCTACAGCTGATCCGTGTGGACCAGAACGCTACGCCATATTTCTTTGAGGAGTGGTACCGGGCGTATCTGTTTGAAGAGCCAGATCTGGAGGTATCTGCCTTGAGAATATGGAATACACTAGTTGGGGGAGCTTTTCCATTTACTTCGGCGGAACTGCAACAGGCAACATCTGTGGAGCTTATTCTTGACGGAGACAAGCTTCGATTTCTATTTTACTGGCCCTTGGTTGACCACCGACTGGAGTTTGCCAGAGACAAGCGGGAGATCGGCGTGTTCTACCTCGACTCTCTGCCGGGCGACTACGACCTGAGCATCAGCGGAGCGCGTGTTCGCGGCAACTCCAAGTTTGTGCCGACATCGCTGTATGTGAACTCGTTCCACACCCAGCTACCTGGCGTTTCTGCTGAACACACCTTTGTAGAGCCGACAGGGCTGCATCCAAAGTACAAGGTGAGTGTTTCAGGCAAGAATGAGGCTCCAAAATCGACGTGTCGACTGATTTTCGATCTGGACATTCCGTCCACGTATATCGTCGACAGGTACCAATTGGCGTGGTTTGATGACATTTTCAGGAACGTGTCGGTTTTCGGCCGCAGCGACCTGGAATTGCCAAGCTACAAAGTTTCGGAAGGGTGTTCGCTGCGTGTGGAGTTAGGTCCCGACGTGCGGGAGTTTGAGATCCCGCTACATCTGAGATACGGCGAGCCATTGCGCGGTGTGAAACCGACCGGGTTAGGTACGGGAGATCTCTATTGGGATTGTGAGACCGATCCCGAGACAGACTCCTTAATCCGAGGCAGCTTCATGCACGAAAATCGAATATTGGAACGCACACACTGGCAGATGTTCCACATTGGCAGCCAGGGCCCAAATTACCTGGAGGCTTTGCTGCCCGTTGGCGACGTGCGGGAGAGCCGTATAGTGGAGACCGGCACGCTGGCGTTAGTGTCGGTTTTCGCCGTATGGCTTGCCAAATTGTTTTGGCAGATTTGA